A window of Deltaproteobacteria bacterium PRO3 genomic DNA:
TGGAAAAATGCATTATAATCATTTCAGTAAGTTAACTTCACCGATCTCTGGCATACACATTGCTTGTTTTTAGCGGAGGGGACACCAAAACAAGGAGAAAAGTGTATGCGATTCAAGAGTATTGGTCTTGAGTGGGCTGTCACGGCGTTTCTTCTCGGTGTGGTTTCGGCTCATGCCGCGCCACCAGATCAGAAACAAAACATCTACAATGTTTTTCAATCGGTTCAGACTCAAACCCAAACAAAACCAACCACCACTGTCAATCCCAACCTCTTGAACGCTACCCAACCGCTGACTCGCCTCCCAAAATTCGTGCTTACGCCCCCGGCCTCGGTCTGCCTGTTCAACCCCGTAGATGCGCCGGACCGAACTCTAAGAACGATCTGCCGCAGCATTATGAAATGCATCGCGTTTCCGGGAGGACGCACGGTCACTCCTGAAATTCAAGAAGAATTGGCCGACACTTGCGTTCGGGATCTTGCGGAAGGCGAAGCGCGGCAGCTTTGGAATAATCTCGGATACGAGCCGGAAAATACTTTCACGACCTCTCAAATGAGAGAAGAAATAACCTCCGGTCGGGCCACCGTCAACGTCACGGGCTTCTGCAATTGCATGAACTCGATCGCAAACCAAAGTTGCGAAACCATCGAAGGCCTCATCAGCACCCCTACCGATTATGCCAATTTCGAAAACTTGATCCCCGAGACACCCGATTGCGAATCGGTTTTCGGCCCATGAGCCATCAGGATTAAAAAATCTTGAAGGTTAAATATATCCCCATCCCGAGCGCCAAGGCGGTCTTCAGGAAAGACGCTACCATTTTGGTCGCCAGCACCGCCCCCGCGTTGACCAAGGCCTTGCCGAAATTCTTGAGCGTGACCCACTCATAGACGAAGGCCCCGACGAAGGCGCCGAGGAAGATGCCGATCAGCGCGCCGACCAGGAACACCGGCACCCCGACGACGGCGCCGATGATGCCGCCGATGAAGGCGCAGACGATCGCGCCGTTGCTGACCTTCAGCGGCTTGCTGCCGAGGGTGCCGACCAGGAACTCCATCAACTCGCCGAAGGCCGCCAGGCCGATCAATATCAGGTTCACGCCGATCGCGGAGCTCGCGCCGCCGTCGAAGGGGTAGATCAGCGAATAGAGCAGGCCGCCCCCCACGATCACCCAAGTGCCCGGCAGGCCCAGCGGGACCATCAGGACGCCCAGGACGATCGCCAGCAGGACGCCGCCCACCGTGCTGAGTCGCAGCAGGTCGCCCCAGGGGATTTGGTTCCAGAGATTTTTGAGGTATTGCATAGGCCTTGTAGGTGCGAACCTCGTGTTCGCCCTTCCCCTCCCTGCCCTGGGGTGAACACGAGGTTCGCCCCTACAAATATTCCTGCACCGGTGCGAAGGTCCGGCGATGCAGCGGCGTCGCGCCGTGCGTCTTCAGCTCCCGCAGGTGTTGCGCCGTCCCGTAGCCCTTGTGCTGGGCGAAGCTGAAGCCGGGATAGTCCGCCTCCCGCTCCGCCATCCAGCGGTCGCGCGCCACCTTGGCGATCACGCTGGCCGCCGCGATCGAGGCGCAGCGGGCGTCGCCGGCCACGATCGCCCGCTGCGGCAGCTTTAGGTCGGTGACGCGATTTCCGTCGACCAGCAAAAGCTCTGGCTTCACGCCCAATCCCTCCACCGCCAGGCGCATGGCCTTCATCGAGGCCCAGAGGATGTTCAGGCGGTCGACCTCCTCCACCGAGACCATCGCGACGCAGGAGGCGACCGCCTCGCGCAGGATCGCCTCGCTCAGCCGCTCGCGCACCGACGCCTTGAGTTTTTTGGAATCGTCCAGCTCGGAGAGCCGCAGCTCGCGCGGCAGGATCACCGCGGCGGCGAAGACCGGCCCGGCGATGCAGCCGCGCCCCACTTCGTCGACGCCGGCCAGCGTCGCGAAGCCCTCGGCGTAGAAAGGTTGTTCCTCGGCGTAGAGATCGGGCATGGAAAGGCTCCGCAGAGGAAATACCTTTTCCGTCGCCGAGGGTCACTTGAAATTTTCAGAAGGTTCGTGGAATGCAGCACTCAAGGCCAGCTCACTCGCCGGGAGTCGCCTTCCAGGGGAAAAATCGCGCATTCGAAATAACGTGGTTCGGTCGTAATCGGAAGATCAGGAGGCCTCGCCCGTCGGGGCCGCTTCGGGGGCGGCAGCGGAAGCCGCAACTTCTTGGCCGCGGGTGTCCTCGGCGAAGATGCGCGCTTTTTTGCCGGAGCGCTCGCGGAGGTAATAGAGCTTGGCGCGCCGCACGCGGCCGACGGTGCCCAGCTCGATGCGGTCGATGAAGGGGGCGTGCAGCGGAAAGATCCTCTCGACGCCGATCCCGTAGCTGACCTTGCGGACGGTGAAGCTGGAGCGCAGCCCGCCGTTGTGCCGCGCGATCACGACGCCCTCGAAGAGCTGGATGCGCTCTTTGTCGCCCTCTTTCACCTTGCAGTAGACGCGCACCGTGTCGCCCACCTTGAATTGGGGGATGTCGCTGCGCAGTTGGGATTTTTCGAAATCGATCAGGGCGTGCATGGGAAACTCCTTAAATCTGTAACAGTCGATCCAGCGTGATCGCGACCGCGGCCCGGACCGGCAGGTGATTATACGACCCGTCTTCCTGGGAGCCAATCGGTTCCAGCATCACTTCGGCCTTGGCCAAAAGCTCTTCCGTCATCCCCCAGCCCGTCCCGAACAGCAACAGGTGCGGATCCTCGCTCTCTTGGAGCCGATTGCGAAAATCCTGATAAGTCGAGCGGTTAGGGCCGCGTTTGGCCGAGGTGCCGACGAGGCGTGCGGGACTACCAGTTTCATTTTGGATTGTCAAACAGGCATCCTCGAGGCTGGGCACCAGGGCGACCAGCTCGAAGGCCTCCTTGCGGGTCACGTTCATCTCGGCCCCCACCCCGGTCAACCAGTGGTCCATGATCCGCTGGGCCAGCTTGCGCTGGCTCTCGACCGGACACACGATAAAATACTTAGTAATTCCATAGGTTTTACTGGTGCGAGCGATGTCGTGGATGTCGAAGGGGGTGATGGAGGTGCAGACCACGTCCTTGGCCTGGTTGTAGACCGGGTGGTGGATCAGGGCCAGATAGAGGGGGCCTTTGGGCTTCATGGCTTCTTCCTTAAGGCGTCGATGTGGCGTCGGTCCGCCTCGCTCAGCTGGAGCTTTTCCAGCAGGTCGGGGCGCTTTTCCAGGGTGCGGCGCAGGGCCTCTTTCCGGCGCCAGGCCTGGATTTCGCCGTGATTCCCTTGCAGGAGGATCTCCGGGACGGAGCGCCCGCGAAAGACCGGGGGCCGGGTGTAATGGGGATACTCCAAAAGCCCGTCGGAAAAGCTCTCTTCCCGCAGCGAGGCCTCCTTGCCGACCACCCCGGGTACGAGGCGGGTCAAGGCCTCGACCAGGGCCAGGGCCGGAAGCTCGCCCCCGCAGAGGACGAAGTCGCCCAGGGAGATCTCCTCGTCGACCCAGCCTTCGAGGATGCGTTCATCGATGCCTTCGTATCTCCCGCAAATCAAAAGGATCTCGTCGTAAGCGGAGAGCTCGCGGACAACCGCTTGGTCCAGCTTGCGCCCCTGCGGGCTCAGGTAGATCACCCGGCCCCGGCGGTAGTCCTTCGAGATCGCCTCGATCGCCGCGGCCAGGGGCTCGGGCTTCATCACCATGCCCTCGCCGCCGCCGTAGACCTGGTCGTCGACGCGACGGTGCTTGTCGGTCGCATAGTCCCGCAATTGGTGCAGGTGAAATTGCACCAAGCCCTTTTCCGCGGCCTTGCCGAGCAGGGAGACCTGCAGGTAGGCCCGCAGGGCCTCGGGGAAGAGGGTTAGGATGTCGAAGCGTTGGGTCATAGTCTTGTAGGGCAAACCTTGTGTTCGCCCCAGAGCACGGACTTAGCTTTAAAACGGTTGTGGCAAATTTGTCAGCCGTTGCAAAGCGGGGCGAACACAAGGTTCGCCCCTACAGCAAGGCCTCCGCATAGGGTTTAAGCGCGACAAAACCTTCCTTGAGATTCGTGCTCTCCACAAATTCCGCGTGATACGGCACCATCGCCTCGCCGCCCGCCGCACGCTCGATCCGCATCACCTCGTGGTCGCCGACCTTCTGAAAACCGGCGATCACCCCCACCGCCGTCCCGTCGGCCGCCCGCACCTCCAGGCCCTCGAGGTCGCTCAAATAAACCTCGCCCCGCCGCGGCCGCGGCAGCTCGATCCGCGGCAGGCCCAAGACCTTTCCCCTGAGTTCCCGGGCGGTTTCGGGATTTTCATAACCCTTCAGCTTCAACAGCCAGTAGCGGCCGTGACGCTTGACCGATTCGATCTCCAGACGCCCCGACTCGTCCGCTTCGGGGACGAAATAACTCAATCGGGGATAAAGGTCGCTCTCGGGATTGAAAGAAAGAAAACGCACCTGGCCCTTGATCCCCCATTCTTGGAGGATCTTGCCGAGGCGGACGAACTTGCTTGGCGGAGACATGACGGGGCGGTTTTACGCCACCTTGTTCTTCTTGATCAACTGCCCGACGGTCTGGGAGGGCTGGGCGCCCTTGCCGATCCAGTGCAGGATGCGGTCGGTCTTGAGCACGACTTGGTTGGTCTTGGCCCGGGGATCGAAGGTCCCGACGATCTCGAGAAAGGCGCCGTTGCGGGGCGCCTCGGAGTCGGCGACGACGATGCGGTAGAAAGGCTTCTTTTTGGTGCCATGGCGGGCCATGCGGATCTTAACGGACATAAAATTCCTCTGTGAAAAGCGGCGGCTGGATTAACCCCCTTTGGGAGGGATTTCAAGCTAATTCCGAAATCTTGGATTTATTTAACAAGGCCATTGACTTTTTGTCCATCCTTATATAACTCGGCGCGTCAATATTCTCGGGTAGGGAAAAGTCCTAAGCGGAACGGGCCTTTCCGATATTTTCTCCGCAACAACCGAATCTCACTCCATCAAGCACCCCCACCGGGTAAGGAAGGTGTCTAATGGCCAAGGTCGCTCCGACTTGGTGTCGAATCTGTACACGTGTAACTGTTTTACTCTTCGTCCTATTGGGCATGGGGACCCTCGCCGGGGCCCTGCCGGAGGCCGCGGCCGCCACCCGCCAATGCTTCTGTCATAATTTCAACAACAATGCGGGCGAGATCTGCACCAGCAACCAAGCCATCATCGAGGGCCACGGCAATCACGTCGCGGACGGCGACGACCTGCTGGGCAAATGCAACGGCTGCGGCAACGGCGTCCCCCAGGCAGGCGAGGAATGCGACGACGGCAACAACCAGGACGGCGACGGCTGCGACCAGAATTGCCAGCTGGAATTTTGCGGCGACGGCGACGTCGATCCCTTTGAGGAGTGCGACGACGGGAATACGTCGAACAACGACGCCTGTCTCAACTCCTGCGCCGACGCCTCCTGCGGCGACGGCTTCGCCCAAACGGGCGTCGAAGAATGCGACGACGGAAATGCCGATCTCAGCGACGCCTGCCTGAACGACTGCACGGCAGCGGCCTGCGGCGACGGCATCCTTCGGGTTGGGGTCGAGGCCTGCGACGACGGGAACCAAGTGGACAATGACGGCTGCACCAACGGCTGCACCGTCGCCTCCTGCGGCGACGGCGTGGTCCAGGACGGAGCCGAGGAATGCGACGACGGCAACGCCGACAATACCGACGCCTGCCTCGATACCTGCATTTCGGCCGGCTGCGGCGACGGTTTTCTCCGCGCCGGCGTCGAGCAATGCGACGACGGTAACGCCGTCGAGACCGACGCCTGCCTTAATTCCTGCGTCCCGGCCTCCTGCGGCGACGGCGTGGTCCAGGCCGGCGTGGAAGCGTGCGACGATGGTAACACCTCCGACAACGACGCCTGCCTCAACGCCTGCCAATTCGCCGCCTGCGGCGACGGCATCGTCCAAACCGGCGTCGAGGCCTGCGACGACGGCAACGCCGACAACGGCGACGGCTGCCTGAACGATTGCTCCGCCGCGACCTGCGGCGACGGCGTCGTGCAGACCGGCGTCGAGCAATGTGACGACGGAAATACGGACGACGCCGACGACTGTCTCAACAACTGCCTGATCGCCTCCTGCGGGGACGGCGTCACCCAAGCCGGTGTCGAGGAATGCGACGACGGCAACGCCGACAATACGGACGACTGCCTCAACTCCTGCTTCGCGCCCTTCTGCGGCGACGGCTTCGTCCATACGGGAGTGGAAACCTGCGACGACGGCAATCTGGACAATGGCGACGCATGCCTGACGGGTTGCGTGCCCGCCTCCTGCGGGGACGGCTTCGTCCAAACCGGCGTCGAGGCCTGTGACGACGGCAACCGTAACGAAGCGGACGCCTGTCTTAACAGCTGCGTCCCGGCCTCCTGCGGCGACGGCGTCGTTCAGACCGGCGTCGAGCAATGCGACGAGGGAGCCGCCAACAGCGACGCCCTTCCCGACGCCTGCCGCAGCAACTGCCTCAACCCCGGCTGCGGCGACGGTGTCACCGATGCCGGAGAGGCCTGCGACGATGGTAACCCGGACAACGGGGATGCATGCCTGAATTCCTGTCTGAACAACGTCTGCGGCGACGGCTTCGTCAACGTCGGTGTCGAGCAATGCGACGACGCCAACGCGGTGGATTCCGACGCCTGCCTCTCCACCTGCCGGGACGCGCGCTGCGGCGATGGCGTCCTGCACCAGGGCGTCGAGGCCTGCGACGACGCCAACGCGGACAACGCCGACGCCTGCCTGGACACTTGCGTCTCGGCCACTTGCGGCGACGGCACGGTCCAAGCCGGCGTCGAGGAATGCGACGAGGGGCAAGCCAACAGCGACCTGACGCCCGACGCCTGCCGCGGCAATTGTCTCAGCGCCCGCTGCGGCGATGGCGTGAGCGATTCGGGCGAGGCCTGCGACGACGGCAACCAGGACAACGCCGACATCTGCCTCAACGCCTGCCTTCCGGCGACCTGCGGCGACGGCTTCGTCGAGGCCGGCGCCGAGGCCTGCGACGACGGCAACCGAAATGACGCCGACGGCTGCACCAACGCCTGCAACCTCGCGCGCTGCGGCGACGGCATCGTTCAGGCCGGCGTCGAGCTCTGCGACGACGGCAACCAAAACGACGCCGACACCTGCGACAACGCCTGCGTCCCGACCTCCTGCGGCGACGGCGCGGTGCAGGCGGGCGAGCAATGCGACGGCGACGAGGCCCAGGCCTGCAACGGCTTGGGCTGCGCCCCGGACTGCCGCTGCGTAAACGCCGCCGAACCCCAAGAAGGCCCGACGCCGCCGGCGCCGGCCCCCTCCGGCCCGACCACCACCTTCCTGGAGGGCAGCGGTCCTCTCTCCTGCGCCTTGCGGGCGGGCGATGCATCGGCCCCCGCGACGGCCGGAAGCTGGCTCCTGATCCTAGCGGGATTGGCCTTAGGCGCGGTCCTGCGGCGCGGAGCCGCGCGATAGAATAGAAATAAGGGGAATTCTCAAGGGCCCGCGGGAAACCGCGGGCCTTTTTTTCTTAGGCCCCGGGCAGGAGGCCGCGCAAGCCCTTGAGGCCGAACTTTCCGAAGCGCTTCATCATCTTCTGCATCTGCTCGAACTCTTTCAGCAGGCGATTCACCTCGGAGACCTGGGTGCCGCTGCCCTTGGCGATGCGCAGGCGGCGCGAGCCGTTGAGGATCTTGGTGTTGAGGCGCTCGCGCATCGTCATCGAGTTGATGATGGCCTCTTTGCGCTTGAGCTCGCGCTCCATGTCTTTGGGATCGACCTGATCGGTGACCTTACCCATCCCCGGAATCATCCCCATCACCTTCTCGAGCGGCCCCAACTTCTTCATCTGCCCCAGCTGCTTGCGGAAATCCTCGAGGCTGAACTCGGAGCGCATCACCTTCTCGGCCATCTGCTTGGCCTCGTCCTGGTCGAATTCTTTCTGCGCCTTCTCGATCAGGCTCATCACGTCGCCCATGCCGAGGATCCGGGAGGCAACGCGGTCGGGGTAGAAGGGCTCGAGGTCCTCGATCTTCTCGCCGATGCCGGCGAAGTATATCGGGCAGCCGGTGACATAGCGCACGGAGAGCGCCGCGCCGCCGCGGGCGTCGCCGTCCATCTTGGTGAGGATCACGCCGCCGATCTGCAAGAGCTCGTGGAAGGACTTGGCGACGTTGACCGCCTCTTGACCGACCATTGCGTCAACCACCAGGAGGCTATGGTGAATCTCGACCTTGTCCTTGATGCGACCGAGCTCTTTCATCAGCTCTTTGTCGATCTGCATGCGGCCGGCGGTGTCGAGGATCACGGTGTCGTAGCCGCGCTCGCGGGCGATGTCGACGGCCTTGCGGCAGATCTTGACCGGGTCGTCCTTCGGGTGGGTGTCGTAGACCGGCACCTCGATCCGGGCGGCCAAGGTCTTCAGCTGCTCGATGGCGGCGGGGCGGTAGACGTCGGCGGGAACGAGGTAGGGAAAACGTTTCTTTTCCTGCTTGAAATAGCGCGCGAGCTTGGCGGCGGTGGTCGTCTTGCCGGAGCCCTGCAAGCCCACCATCATGATCACCACCGGCGGCTTGAAGGCCAGCGAGGGCTCGCTCGCCTCGCCCATCAGGCGCACCAGCTCGTCATGGAAGATCTTCAAGAATTGGCGGTCGGGGGTGAGGCTCCGGTGGACCTCCTCGCCGAGGGCCTTTTCTTTCACCCGGTCGCAGAATTCTTTGACGACCTTGAAGTTGACGTCCGCCTCGAGGAGGTTGAGCCGGATCTGCCTCAAGGTCTCGTCGATATTGGCGTCGGTGAGCTTGGGCCGGCCCTTGAGCCGGTCGATCACGTCCCCGAATTTTTGCGTCAGTTGCTGAAACATGCCTTTCTCCCGCTATCAGACCACCAGGCGCTTGACCAGGCGCTTCACCGAAATCAGCATCAAAATCGCCGCCGCCGCCAGCATCCCGACCAAGGCCAGGGCGTCGAAGGCCCCAAAGCTCCCCGCGAAGAGGTGCCGCGCCACCCGGACGGGATAGGTCAGGGGCAGGAAATACGCCAGGGTCTTCACCCAGCCCGGCAGGTTGTCGAGCGGGAAAAAAGTTCCCGAAAACAAGAACATCGGGGAGATAACCAGGGTGAAATAATAGGTGAAAAAATCATAGGAGCGCGCGATCGAGGTCATCACCATGCCCAGGCTGGCG
This region includes:
- a CDS encoding DUF456 domain-containing protein; this translates as MQYLKNLWNQIPWGDLLRLSTVGGVLLAIVLGVLMVPLGLPGTWVIVGGGLLYSLIYPFDGGASSAIGVNLILIGLAAFGELMEFLVGTLGSKPLKVSNGAIVCAFIGGIIGAVVGVPVFLVGALIGIFLGAFVGAFVYEWVTLKNFGKALVNAGAVLATKMVASFLKTALALGMGIYLTFKIF
- a CDS encoding 50S ribosomal protein L19, translated to MHALIDFEKSQLRSDIPQFKVGDTVRVYCKVKEGDKERIQLFEGVVIARHNGGLRSSFTVRKVSYGIGVERIFPLHAPFIDRIELGTVGRVRRAKLYYLRERSGKKARIFAEDTRGQEVAASAAAPEAAPTGEAS
- a CDS encoding signal recognition particle protein; its protein translation is MFQQLTQKFGDVIDRLKGRPKLTDANIDETLRQIRLNLLEADVNFKVVKEFCDRVKEKALGEEVHRSLTPDRQFLKIFHDELVRLMGEASEPSLAFKPPVVIMMVGLQGSGKTTTAAKLARYFKQEKKRFPYLVPADVYRPAAIEQLKTLAARIEVPVYDTHPKDDPVKICRKAVDIARERGYDTVILDTAGRMQIDKELMKELGRIKDKVEIHHSLLVVDAMVGQEAVNVAKSFHELLQIGGVILTKMDGDARGGAALSVRYVTGCPIYFAGIGEKIEDLEPFYPDRVASRILGMGDVMSLIEKAQKEFDQDEAKQMAEKVMRSEFSLEDFRKQLGQMKKLGPLEKVMGMIPGMGKVTDQVDPKDMERELKRKEAIINSMTMRERLNTKILNGSRRLRIAKGSGTQVSEVNRLLKEFEQMQKMMKRFGKFGLKGLRGLLPGA
- the rimM gene encoding 16S rRNA processing protein RimM; amino-acid sequence: MSPPSKFVRLGKILQEWGIKGQVRFLSFNPESDLYPRLSYFVPEADESGRLEIESVKRHGRYWLLKLKGYENPETARELRGKVLGLPRIELPRPRRGEVYLSDLEGLEVRAADGTAVGVIAGFQKVGDHEVMRIERAAGGEAMVPYHAEFVESTNLKEGFVALKPYAEALL
- a CDS encoding DUF4215 domain-containing protein; translated protein: MAKVAPTWCRICTRVTVLLFVLLGMGTLAGALPEAAAATRQCFCHNFNNNAGEICTSNQAIIEGHGNHVADGDDLLGKCNGCGNGVPQAGEECDDGNNQDGDGCDQNCQLEFCGDGDVDPFEECDDGNTSNNDACLNSCADASCGDGFAQTGVEECDDGNADLSDACLNDCTAAACGDGILRVGVEACDDGNQVDNDGCTNGCTVASCGDGVVQDGAEECDDGNADNTDACLDTCISAGCGDGFLRAGVEQCDDGNAVETDACLNSCVPASCGDGVVQAGVEACDDGNTSDNDACLNACQFAACGDGIVQTGVEACDDGNADNGDGCLNDCSAATCGDGVVQTGVEQCDDGNTDDADDCLNNCLIASCGDGVTQAGVEECDDGNADNTDDCLNSCFAPFCGDGFVHTGVETCDDGNLDNGDACLTGCVPASCGDGFVQTGVEACDDGNRNEADACLNSCVPASCGDGVVQTGVEQCDEGAANSDALPDACRSNCLNPGCGDGVTDAGEACDDGNPDNGDACLNSCLNNVCGDGFVNVGVEQCDDANAVDSDACLSTCRDARCGDGVLHQGVEACDDANADNADACLDTCVSATCGDGTVQAGVEECDEGQANSDLTPDACRGNCLSARCGDGVSDSGEACDDGNQDNADICLNACLPATCGDGFVEAGAEACDDGNRNDADGCTNACNLARCGDGIVQAGVELCDDGNQNDADTCDNACVPTSCGDGAVQAGEQCDGDEAQACNGLGCAPDCRCVNAAEPQEGPTPPAPAPSGPTTTFLEGSGPLSCALRAGDASAPATAGSWLLILAGLALGAVLRRGAAR
- the trmD gene encoding tRNA (guanosine(37)-N1)-methyltransferase TrmD, giving the protein MTQRFDILTLFPEALRAYLQVSLLGKAAEKGLVQFHLHQLRDYATDKHRRVDDQVYGGGEGMVMKPEPLAAAIEAISKDYRRGRVIYLSPQGRKLDQAVVRELSAYDEILLICGRYEGIDERILEGWVDEEISLGDFVLCGGELPALALVEALTRLVPGVVGKEASLREESFSDGLLEYPHYTRPPVFRGRSVPEILLQGNHGEIQAWRRKEALRRTLEKRPDLLEKLQLSEADRRHIDALRKKP
- a CDS encoding ribonuclease HII, with the protein product MPDLYAEEQPFYAEGFATLAGVDEVGRGCIAGPVFAAAVILPRELRLSELDDSKKLKASVRERLSEAILREAVASCVAMVSVEEVDRLNILWASMKAMRLAVEGLGVKPELLLVDGNRVTDLKLPQRAIVAGDARCASIAAASVIAKVARDRWMAEREADYPGFSFAQHKGYGTAQHLRELKTHGATPLHRRTFAPVQEYL
- the rpsP gene encoding 30S ribosomal protein S16, producing MSVKIRMARHGTKKKPFYRIVVADSEAPRNGAFLEIVGTFDPRAKTNQVVLKTDRILHWIGKGAQPSQTVGQLIKKNKVA
- a CDS encoding RNA methyltransferase; its protein translation is MKPKGPLYLALIHHPVYNQAKDVVCTSITPFDIHDIARTSKTYGITKYFIVCPVESQRKLAQRIMDHWLTGVGAEMNVTRKEAFELVALVPSLEDACLTIQNETGSPARLVGTSAKRGPNRSTYQDFRNRLQESEDPHLLLFGTGWGMTEELLAKAEVMLEPIGSQEDGSYNHLPVRAAVAITLDRLLQI